The Halomicronema hongdechloris C2206 genome includes a window with the following:
- a CDS encoding IS630 family transposase (programmed frameshift) — protein MPHPDKYVVNLSESERERLKDISRNGKAPAKKILHARILLLADQTHQEGGWTDQRIGEAMGLHPYSVARIRKRFVTQGEAPALNRKVRTTPPVAPKVDGEVEAQLVAICCSTPPEGRARWTLNLLVDALKARSIVTEISRETVRQTLKKNELRPWKKQRYCIPEKDTARFVAQMEVVLDLYTAEHSPEEPLICMDEAAIELHKDVYPSQPMQPGSDAKEDYHYEREGVRALFMFFDPIRGWRRVSSREHRTRIDWAEEVKQLLDEDYPHARKVKLLCDNLNTHHIASLYEALDADEAHRLARRLELFYTPRNGSWLNVTEIELSVLQQQCLDRRIGDPITLEQALAAWQQQRNSQQAGVVWRFTTQDARIKLRRLYPNPAN, from the exons CGAAAGTGAGCGAGAGCGCCTCAAAGACATTAGTCGCAACGGGAAAGCCCCTGCGAAGAAAATCCTCCACGCCAGAATCTTGCTTTTGGCTGACCAAACTCATCAAGAGGGCGGTTGGACAGACCAACGCATTGGGGAAGCAATGGGTCTCCATCCCTACAGCGTGGCTCGCATTCGCAAACGGTTTGTCACGCAAGGAGAAGCGCCAGCGCTCAATCGCAAAGTTCGCACCACCCCGCCTGTGGCCCCCAAAGTAGACGGTGAAGTTGAAGCTCAACTGGTTGCCATCTGTTGTTCTACGCCCCCTGAGGGACGTGCTCGTTGGACGTTAAATTTATTAGTCGATGCCTTGAAAGCCCGCAGCATTGTCACCGAAATTAGTCGCGAAACCGTGCGTCAGACGCTTA AAAAAAATGAATTACGACCTTGGAAAAAGCAACGATACTGCATCCCAGAGAAAGACACGGCCCGCTTTGTAGCTCAAATGGAAGTCGTGCTGGACCTGTACACAGCGGAGCACTCGCCTGAAGAGCCCCTCATCTGCATGGATGAAGCGGCGATTGAGTTGCATAAGGATGTCTATCCATCTCAACCCATGCAGCCAGGTTCAGATGCCAAAGAGGATTACCACTACGAGCGCGAAGGGGTACGCGCGTTGTTCATGTTCTTTGACCCGATTCGCGGCTGGCGACGGGTGAGTAGCCGAGAGCATCGTACCCGCATCGATTGGGCCGAAGAAGTCAAACAATTGTTAGACGAAGATTATCCTCATGCTCGCAAGGTCAAACTCTTGTGTGACAACCTCAACACCCATCATATTGCCTCACTCTATGAAGCCTTGGATGCGGATGAAGCCCATCGTTTAGCCCGGCGATTAGAGCTGTTCTACACCCCACGCAATGGGAGCTGGCTGAATGTCACCGAAATTGAGTTGAGTGTCTTACAGCAGCAATGTCTTGACCGTCGGATTGGCGATCCCATTACGCTTGAGCAAGCGTTAGCAGCTTGGCAACAGCAGCGTAATTCACAACAAGCAGGCGTTGTTTGGCGCTTTACCACTCAAGATGCCAGAATCAAGCTGCGCCGCCTTTATCCTAACCCAGCAAATTAG